The Acidovorax sp. RAC01 genomic sequence GCACACCTTCTCGCGCTTGTCGCCCAGGGCCACCACTTCCTTGATGTGCGGGAAGAACTTGAGCTTGTTCTCCACATACTTGGGCGCAAACATGGCGCCGTCGTTGGCGCCGCCCATGATGCGGCCCACGTCTTTCACGCGGTCGATGATCTTGAGGTGGCCGTGCGCGTCCAGAAAGCCCGCATCGCTGGTGTGGTACCAGCCGTCGGCCGTCAGCACTTCGGCGGTGGCGGCGGGGTTCTTGTAGTACTCCTTGAGCAGTCCGGCCGACTTGACCAGGATCTCGCCGTTGTCGGCCACCTTGATCTCCACGCCGCGGATCGGCACGCCCACCGTGTCGGCGCGCGCCTGGTTGTCGGGCTGCAGGCAGACGAACACGGCGGTCTCGGTGGAGCCGTACAGCTGCTTCAAGTTGATGCCGATGGAGCGGTAGAAGGTGAACAGGTCAGGGCCAATGGCCTCGCCCGCCGTGTAGGCCACGCGCACGCGGCTGAACCCCAGGTTGTTGCGCAGCGGGCCGTACACCAGCAGGTTGCCGAGGGCGTACTTGACCTTGTCGAGCGTGCCCACGGCTTCGCCGTCCATCAGCGCCGGGCCCACTCGCTTGGCCACGCGCATGCAGGCCTCGAACATCTTGCGCTTCAAGGTGCCCGCGTCTTCCATGCGGATCATCACGCTGGTGAGCAGGCCTTCAAAAATGCGGGGCGGCGCGAAGTAGTAGGTGGGGCCCACTTCTTTCAGGTCGATGGTCACGGTGCTGGCCGACTCGGGGCAGTTCACCACATAGCCGCAGGCCAGCCACTGCGCGTAGCTGAAGATGTTCTGCCCGATCCAGGCGGGTGGCAGGTAGGCCAGCACTTCCTCGCTGCTGGTGAGCTTGTCGAACTCGGCACCGGCGGAAGCGCGGTCGAGCAGGGTGCTGTGCGTGTGCACCACGCCCTTTGGGTTGCCGGTGGTGCCTGAGGTGAAGAACATCGCGGCCACATCGGCGGGCTGCGCCTTGGCCACCTCGGCCTTGAACCAGCCGGGGTTCTTGGCTGCAAAGGCCTTGCCCGCCTCGATCAGCGAATCGAGCGAGGCCAGGCCTTCTTCTTCGTACTTGCGCAGGCCGCGCGGGTCGTCATAGAAGATGTGGCTGATCTGCGGGCACTGCTCGCGCACCTCCAGCATCTTGTCGACCTGCTCCTGGTCTTCCACCAGGCAAAAGCGCACCTCGGCGTTGTTCAGCGGGAAAACGCACTCGGCCGCCACCGCATCCTGGTACAGCGGCACGGGGATGGCGCCCAGCGACTGCGCGGCCAGCATGGTGGCGTACAGGCGGGGGCGGTTGGCGCCCACCACCACCATGTGTTCGTGGCGCTGCAGCCCGGCCTGGTGCAGCCCGGCCGCCACCTGCTCGACCAGACGCGCCAGGTCGGCCCAGGTGTGCGTCTGCCAGATGCCATATTCTTTCTCGCGCAGGGCGGGCGCTTCGGGGCGCTCGGCGGCGTGCTTGAGCAGCAATTGCGGGAACGTGGTCAACATTGCAGCTTCCTAAAAGTGAGAGCGTGTCAGCCCGGTGACTGCCGGGAGCGCAAGCCTGTGATTGCGCTGTGGGGGAATGCTAGAACTCACTTTGACGCCATCTTGTCTT encodes the following:
- a CDS encoding AMP-dependent synthetase/ligase — its product is MLTTFPQLLLKHAAERPEAPALREKEYGIWQTHTWADLARLVEQVAAGLHQAGLQRHEHMVVVGANRPRLYATMLAAQSLGAIPVPLYQDAVAAECVFPLNNAEVRFCLVEDQEQVDKMLEVREQCPQISHIFYDDPRGLRKYEEEGLASLDSLIEAGKAFAAKNPGWFKAEVAKAQPADVAAMFFTSGTTGNPKGVVHTHSTLLDRASAGAEFDKLTSSEEVLAYLPPAWIGQNIFSYAQWLACGYVVNCPESASTVTIDLKEVGPTYYFAPPRIFEGLLTSVMIRMEDAGTLKRKMFEACMRVAKRVGPALMDGEAVGTLDKVKYALGNLLVYGPLRNNLGFSRVRVAYTAGEAIGPDLFTFYRSIGINLKQLYGSTETAVFVCLQPDNQARADTVGVPIRGVEIKVADNGEILVKSAGLLKEYYKNPAATAEVLTADGWYHTSDAGFLDAHGHLKIIDRVKDVGRIMGGANDGAMFAPKYVENKLKFFPHIKEVVALGDKREKVCVMINIDFDAVGNWAERRNLPYAGYTDLAQKPEVYELIRECIEKVNADLATDAMLAGSQVSRFLVLHKELDADDGELTRTNKVRRGFIADKYGVLVDALYAGRTEQYIETVVKFEDGRSGSVSATLKLSDAKTFAPVKNAA